In Deferribacteraceae bacterium V6Fe1, one genomic interval encodes:
- a CDS encoding response regulator produces MCNKNIEKKYKIIFENAGIPIYTISKDGKILEANKAAAELFETDLNNLIGKKVEDFYFNIDDRKVFLEALQKNKKLKNYHIKFKTAKNKIIDVLANVEMWDDEDSEILHHGTLVNITDLIGLTNKLKNLELMKYNAQLIRNLISDMKDKLTELLGINDLLQMTHSGNAYLIKSESLLENMSKLIGKYENLFPDDNITREKIDLANFLLEHKKLFKEIFSENLDITLVLNTENATIMSDYTQILQIFTSILQNSAEAIKAKGEEKGKIEIILNEKDIKGHTYLSDGKYIEIIIKDNGIGIKEDNLQNIFSVEHTTKAGKGKGLSLPVILSIINALNGDIKIESIYGVGTTVTILLPVLNNEERNEHFDELELFDELDSNKTVFFVDDDDIIRETFAANLERKGFNVIQSNNPQDALEKLKEYFPLIDIAVIDIKMPGMTGGKLYETIKERYGHLPAIFISGYENDDEIKDIKNNFSFLKKPFSSDDLVNEINKNLKVDNRWMK; encoded by the coding sequence ATGTGTAACAAAAATATAGAGAAAAAATACAAAATAATTTTTGAAAATGCAGGGATACCAATATACACCATTTCAAAAGACGGTAAAATCTTGGAAGCAAACAAAGCAGCAGCAGAGCTTTTTGAAACTGACCTTAATAATCTAATCGGCAAAAAAGTCGAGGACTTTTATTTCAATATAGATGATAGAAAAGTATTTCTTGAAGCCCTTCAAAAAAATAAAAAGCTCAAAAATTACCATATTAAATTTAAGACGGCAAAAAACAAAATTATCGATGTCCTTGCAAATGTCGAAATGTGGGATGATGAAGACAGTGAAATATTGCACCACGGCACGTTAGTCAATATTACCGATTTAATAGGGCTTACCAACAAACTAAAAAACCTTGAGCTTATGAAATACAATGCTCAACTAATAAGAAATCTAATCTCTGACATGAAAGATAAACTGACTGAGCTTTTGGGGATAAATGACTTGTTGCAAATGACCCATAGTGGCAATGCATATCTCATCAAAAGCGAATCATTGCTTGAAAATATGTCAAAATTGATAGGCAAATATGAAAATCTTTTTCCTGACGATAATATTACAAGGGAGAAGATAGACCTTGCAAATTTTCTTCTTGAGCACAAAAAACTTTTCAAAGAAATTTTCTCTGAAAACCTAGACATTACCTTAGTATTAAATACCGAAAATGCAACAATAATGAGTGACTATACACAAATACTTCAAATATTTACAAGTATATTGCAAAACAGTGCCGAAGCGATAAAGGCCAAAGGTGAAGAGAAAGGGAAGATAGAAATTATATTGAATGAAAAAGATATCAAAGGTCACACATATTTATCTGACGGCAAATATATAGAAATAATTATCAAAGACAACGGAATAGGTATTAAGGAGGATAATTTACAAAATATATTTTCCGTAGAACATACCACAAAAGCCGGCAAGGGGAAAGGCCTTAGTCTGCCTGTTATCCTTTCTATCATAAATGCGTTAAACGGGGACATAAAGATTGAAAGTATTTACGGAGTGGGTACTACCGTGACAATACTTCTGCCCGTTTTAAATAACGAAGAAAGAAACGAACATTTTGACGAATTGGAGCTTTTTGATGAGTTAGATAGTAACAAAACCGTTTTTTTTGTGGACGATGACGATATAATTAGAGAGACGTTTGCCGCCAATCTTGAAAGAAAGGGATTTAATGTCATTCAATCGAATAATCCTCAAGACGCCCTTGAAAAGCTTAAAGAGTATTTCCCTTTAATCGACATAGCGGTAATAGATATCAAAATGCCCGGGATGACGGGAGGAAAGTTGTATGAGACCATCAAGGAGAGATATGGTCACTTACCTGCTATATTTATTTCAGGCTATGAAAATGATGATGAAATTAAGGATATTAAAAACAATTTTAGTTTCCTAAAAAAACCATTCTCATCGGATGACTTAGTCAATGAAATAAATAAAAACCTGAAGGTTGATAATAGATGGATGAAATAA
- a CDS encoding DUF342 domain-containing protein — translation MKTFFLDDFEVMITKDKMKAYILVPPKPKKIDRDYILELLTESGVRQGIMEDKIDLLVHLVNSESKKIDTTFLVAEGRPAVNGYNAEVLLKSDEHQEDFFVEESLDRIDYKNIKKNKLGIVKKDSPVAYYNPPSKGKSGFLVTGEILEAKDGEDIIVKLNENVLKKDNIFYSTIDGLLEYKFIGNVVELKVSNVYFVRGNVDYKTGNIEFPGSVIITGELQSGFTVKSGENIIVNTISGEAHAKGNIIVKEGIIGSSNVKRCKVRAGKSVEATFIQFADVVANEDIAVKNLIRDSMVVTDGKITCLGKPGNIYGGVFYATKGLEANILGSPSFTKTKIVVGASAKYVSRLSKLTEEKNNLEKSLQQILNFLGSIEQRMDSLDEEKRKMVNRLIEEKKKVRRNLYHIYQSMDEIKSRLKEGADSEIIFHKEAMPGVIAAIGEYYLEINKLVRAGKFVFNSEKKEVEVVSLK, via the coding sequence TTGAAGACGTTTTTTTTGGATGACTTTGAAGTAATGATTACAAAAGATAAAATGAAAGCCTATATATTAGTCCCGCCAAAGCCTAAAAAGATTGACCGTGATTATATTTTGGAGCTTTTGACTGAAAGTGGCGTGAGGCAAGGGATTATGGAGGATAAGATTGACCTGCTTGTCCACCTTGTCAATTCCGAGAGTAAGAAAATTGATACTACATTTTTGGTGGCTGAAGGCAGGCCTGCCGTCAACGGTTACAATGCGGAAGTGCTGCTTAAATCGGATGAGCATCAGGAAGATTTTTTCGTCGAAGAGTCTCTTGATAGGATAGATTATAAAAATATTAAGAAAAATAAGCTTGGAATTGTGAAGAAAGACTCGCCTGTCGCATATTATAACCCACCTTCAAAGGGGAAGTCAGGCTTTTTAGTCACCGGAGAGATATTAGAGGCAAAAGACGGCGAGGATATTATAGTAAAGCTCAATGAAAATGTGCTAAAAAAAGATAATATATTTTACAGCACTATTGACGGCCTTTTGGAGTATAAGTTTATTGGGAATGTGGTAGAGCTTAAAGTATCAAACGTATATTTTGTAAGAGGGAATGTTGATTACAAAACGGGTAATATTGAGTTCCCCGGCTCTGTTATTATTACAGGGGAGCTTCAATCGGGGTTTACCGTCAAATCAGGAGAAAATATTATTGTCAATACGATATCAGGTGAAGCCCATGCAAAAGGGAATATTATTGTAAAAGAAGGTATAATTGGCAGCAGTAATGTTAAAAGGTGCAAAGTAAGAGCCGGTAAGTCAGTTGAGGCTACATTTATACAGTTTGCTGATGTGGTAGCAAATGAAGATATTGCAGTTAAAAATCTTATTAGAGATTCCATGGTGGTCACAGACGGTAAGATAACCTGCCTTGGTAAGCCTGGTAACATATACGGCGGTGTATTTTATGCCACAAAAGGTTTGGAAGCAAATATCCTTGGTTCACCGTCATTTACAAAGACAAAAATAGTAGTAGGTGCTTCCGCAAAATACGTATCAAGGCTTTCAAAGCTTACCGAGGAAAAGAATAATTTGGAAAAATCGTTGCAACAAATATTAAATTTTTTGGGTAGCATTGAGCAGAGGATGGACTCATTGGATGAAGAAAAAAGGAAAATGGTAAATAGGCTAATCGAAGAAAAAAAGAAAGTCAGAAGAAACCTTTACCACATTTATCAAAGTATGGATGAAATAAAATCAAGGCTGAAAGAGGGAGCGGACAGTGAAATAATTTTTCATAAAGAGGCAATGCCAGGAGTGATAGCTGCAATTGGAGAATACTATTTAGAAATAAACAAGCTTGTAAGGGCAGGTAAATTTGTTTTCAATTCTGAGAAAAAGGAAGTGGAAGTAGTAAGTTTAAAATAG
- a CDS encoding RidA family protein, giving the protein MEFINTKNAPAAIGPYSQAVRVNNMLFVSGQIPINPQTGELVLTNIEDETKLVLNNMKNIIEHAGFSLTEVAKVTVFIKDMNNFAKINAIYEAFFGNHKPARAVVEVARLPKDVDIEIEAVCVKD; this is encoded by the coding sequence ATGGAATTTATAAACACAAAAAATGCCCCTGCTGCAATAGGGCCATACTCACAAGCTGTGAGGGTGAATAATATGCTTTTTGTTTCAGGTCAAATACCGATAAACCCGCAGACAGGTGAGCTTGTCTTGACAAATATAGAGGATGAAACAAAGCTTGTGCTTAACAATATGAAAAATATAATAGAGCATGCAGGCTTTAGCTTAACCGAAGTCGCAAAAGTCACTGTTTTTATTAAAGATATGAACAATTTTGCCAAAATAAATGCTATATATGAAGCATTTTTTGGCAATCACAAACCTGCCCGTGCAGTTGTGGAAGTTGCAAGACTCCCTAAAGATGTTGATATCGAGATTGAGGCTGTTTGCGTTAAAGATTAA
- a CDS encoding polyprenyl synthetase family protein yields MDINYVYQMIMPEMESVEKELLRNLDSDVEMVNEVASYVFESGGKRLRPVFMVLASKLCGYSGDRATILSGVVEYIHTATLLHDDVIDGAKYRRGRKSANNVFGNDITVLCGDFLYSRAFINLVKDGDARVQMILANAAKTMSEGEVFQLVKTAEFSLKIEDYLKIIFSKTAVLFSACCEIGGILGGLEDEKVKNLAEFGKVVGLAFQMSDDILDYLGDPEKTGKKPGTDLNEGKMTLPLILLRDMADKNEKQRLRDIIVSENASEEDLTYIISLMKKYNIKAASERYVDDYVNRSKELLNIFPKNEYRDALEFLAEYVIKRDR; encoded by the coding sequence ATGGATATTAATTATGTTTATCAGATGATTATGCCTGAAATGGAAAGTGTTGAGAAGGAGCTTCTTAGAAACCTTGATTCTGACGTTGAGATGGTTAATGAGGTGGCTTCTTATGTGTTTGAGAGTGGTGGCAAAAGGTTGAGACCTGTGTTTATGGTACTGGCCTCAAAACTTTGCGGTTATTCCGGAGATAGGGCAACAATATTAAGCGGCGTAGTTGAATATATTCACACTGCGACTTTACTTCATGATGATGTTATTGACGGGGCAAAATACAGACGCGGTAGAAAAAGTGCAAATAATGTATTTGGCAATGATATTACTGTCCTTTGTGGGGACTTTTTATATTCAAGAGCTTTTATCAACTTAGTAAAGGATGGGGATGCAAGAGTGCAGATGATATTGGCAAATGCTGCAAAGACCATGAGTGAAGGGGAGGTATTTCAGCTTGTCAAAACTGCCGAGTTTAGCCTTAAAATTGAAGATTATTTGAAGATAATTTTTAGTAAGACAGCAGTCCTGTTTTCTGCCTGTTGTGAAATTGGTGGGATTTTAGGTGGCTTGGAAGATGAAAAAGTAAAAAATCTTGCTGAGTTTGGCAAAGTGGTTGGGCTTGCCTTTCAGATGAGTGACGATATTCTTGATTATCTTGGAGACCCCGAAAAGACAGGTAAAAAACCCGGGACAGACTTAAATGAAGGTAAAATGACGCTCCCCTTGATTTTGTTAAGAGATATGGCTGACAAGAATGAAAAACAGAGATTAAGGGATATTATAGTCTCTGAAAATGCCAGCGAGGAAGATTTAACATATATTATCTCCTTGATGAAAAAATATAATATTAAAGCCGCTTCGGAAAGGTATGTGGATGATTATGTAAATAGATCAAAAGAGCTTTTAAATATATTTCCTAAAAATGAATACAGGGATGCCCTTGAGTTTTTGGCCGAATATGTCATAAAAAGAGACAGGTAA
- the amrS gene encoding AmmeMemoRadiSam system radical SAM enzyme has product MLKLASYFESLAEDGAVRCNLCPHRCKVKNGGAGLCLIRKNIDGKLYQASYGEVTSVNLDPIEKKPLYHFYPSSNILSIGTNGCNLKCAFCQNYTISTQETFREEVSVLDLVNLAKKHNSIGIAYTYNEPTIWFEFVLDCAKVFRENGLKNVIVSNGNINREPLLELIKVIDTANIDLKGFTDGFYNWVKGDLNTVKETIRLLFENNIHTEVTFLLIPNRNDKIDDFTRMCEYLMSISKDIPLHISRYFPTYKCNEPTTDIAKMLEFYKEAKKYLNYVYLGNISAGDNANSYCPDCGNLLVKRDGYYSEIVNKKDVCEKCSRKLYFRL; this is encoded by the coding sequence ATGTTAAAACTGGCAAGTTATTTTGAATCACTTGCTGAAGATGGGGCTGTAAGATGCAATTTATGCCCTCATAGGTGTAAGGTTAAAAATGGTGGGGCAGGGTTATGCCTGATTAGGAAAAATATAGATGGCAAGCTTTATCAGGCATCCTATGGTGAAGTTACATCTGTCAATCTTGACCCTATTGAGAAAAAACCGCTATATCATTTTTATCCAAGTTCAAATATTTTATCAATTGGGACAAATGGTTGTAATCTAAAATGTGCGTTTTGCCAAAATTATACAATAAGCACTCAGGAAACTTTTAGGGAAGAGGTATCTGTTTTGGATTTGGTTAATTTGGCAAAAAAGCATAACAGTATAGGGATTGCATATACTTACAATGAGCCTACAATATGGTTTGAATTTGTATTAGATTGTGCAAAAGTATTTAGAGAGAATGGTCTTAAAAATGTAATTGTTAGTAACGGAAATATTAATCGTGAGCCACTATTGGAGCTTATTAAGGTAATTGATACTGCCAATATTGACTTGAAAGGCTTCACCGATGGTTTTTACAATTGGGTGAAAGGTGACCTGAATACGGTTAAGGAGACGATAAGGCTGCTTTTTGAAAATAATATACATACTGAAGTAACTTTTTTGTTAATTCCAAACAGGAACGACAAAATAGACGACTTTACACGCATGTGCGAATATTTAATGAGTATTAGTAAAGATATACCACTGCACATTTCAAGATATTTCCCAACATATAAATGCAATGAGCCTACTACAGATATTGCAAAAATGTTAGAGTTTTATAAAGAGGCTAAAAAGTACTTAAATTATGTTTATTTGGGCAATATCAGTGCAGGGGACAATGCTAACAGTTATTGCCCTGATTGTGGCAATCTTCTTGTGAAAAGGGATGGTTATTATTCCGAAATTGTGAATAAAAAGGATGTTTGTGAAAAATGTTCAAGAAAATTATACTTTCGACTTTAG
- a CDS encoding FAD:protein FMN transferase gives MFKKIILSTLVLLFVISCNRTFVSRTGFWMGTIVEVTFDADKSKEADEALKYLKILEKKVNKFTNELNEKGISDVDSDMKYLMSRNEFFKKLSSGRFDISVGTISYLYGFPEGPFKLPDENTLNESLEKIHKNRFFIKDGKVLKSEDVKIDMGAYAKGYIVDKASEYLKQKGVENFIFNAGGDLFASGSKNGKKWKIAIKHPEGESKFLSVIGLSNKAVATSGNYERYFEKDGKRYIHIFDAITGKNANNYQSISVIAEKVEKADGLATVFFLLPVDEIKDICAKENTPVMIYTLDNNLLKYCGWEDFEIN, from the coding sequence ATGTTCAAGAAAATTATACTTTCGACTTTAGTATTGTTGTTTGTTATCTCCTGCAATAGAACATTTGTGTCAAGGACAGGGTTTTGGATGGGGACTATCGTAGAGGTGACTTTTGATGCCGATAAAAGCAAAGAGGCAGATGAAGCGTTAAAATATCTTAAGATTTTGGAAAAAAAAGTTAACAAATTTACGAATGAGTTAAATGAAAAAGGTATCTCGGATGTTGACAGTGATATGAAATATCTTATGAGCCGCAATGAATTCTTCAAAAAGCTTTCCAGCGGAAGGTTTGATATCTCCGTTGGCACAATCAGTTATCTCTACGGCTTCCCAGAAGGGCCTTTTAAATTGCCGGATGAAAATACTTTAAATGAGTCGCTTGAAAAAATACATAAAAACAGATTTTTTATTAAAGACGGCAAGGTGTTAAAAAGCGAAGATGTTAAAATAGATATGGGCGCTTATGCCAAAGGCTACATTGTAGATAAGGCAAGTGAGTATCTAAAACAAAAAGGGGTAGAAAATTTTATTTTTAATGCCGGTGGAGACCTGTTTGCTTCGGGCAGCAAAAATGGTAAAAAATGGAAAATAGCAATTAAGCACCCCGAAGGTGAAAGCAAGTTTTTAAGTGTAATAGGTCTTAGCAATAAAGCTGTAGCTACAAGCGGAAATTATGAACGTTATTTTGAAAAGGATGGCAAGCGGTATATCCATATATTTGATGCCATAACCGGTAAAAATGCAAATAATTATCAGAGTATAAGTGTAATCGCGGAAAAAGTGGAAAAAGCCGATGGACTTGCTACCGTATTTTTCCTTCTTCCGGTAGATGAAATAAAAGATATTTGTGCCAAAGAAAACACTCCCGTAATGATTTATACTCTTGACAATAATCTATTAAAGTATTGCGGTTGGGAAGATTTTGAAATTAATTAA
- a CDS encoding NusG domain II-containing protein, which produces MIIFNIKSSGDKHFFLYIDDKKIEIKGENKIIDLREYGKNVILEITDGKARFVESDCKDKICIKTGYIEMCGEVAVCLPNKVAIEIKCVENEFDAISQ; this is translated from the coding sequence ATGATAATTTTTAATATTAAGAGTAGCGGGGATAAACACTTTTTTCTTTATATAGACGATAAAAAGATTGAGATAAAAGGAGAAAATAAAATTATTGATTTAAGGGAATACGGCAAAAATGTCATTCTTGAGATAACAGATGGAAAAGCAAGATTTGTTGAATCTGACTGTAAAGATAAGATTTGTATAAAGACCGGTTATATTGAGATGTGCGGAGAGGTTGCAGTATGCTTGCCAAATAAGGTAGCAATTGAAATAAAATGTGTCGAGAATGAGTTTGATGCGATTTCACAATAA
- a CDS encoding Gx transporter family protein translates to MSRMSLMRFHNKSALVGILTSMCIVLGFMEMFIPSPIPFLRLGLANVPIMIGIFIFDEKKYALYIALLKSLLIPIISGNFFIKIIVSMPSTIISTVIMLIIYKIFSKKITAVSIGAAGGYFHIIVQLIVIKVFFIKYLDIYKIIPYFSLLGLITGILTGIIVEYTIKNIMKVKDVTENYSG, encoded by the coding sequence GTGTCGAGAATGAGTTTGATGCGATTTCACAATAAAAGTGCACTTGTTGGAATTTTAACATCGATGTGTATTGTTTTGGGGTTTATGGAGATGTTTATACCGAGCCCCATCCCTTTTTTAAGACTTGGGCTTGCAAATGTGCCTATTATGATAGGAATATTTATTTTTGATGAAAAAAAATATGCATTGTACATTGCTTTATTAAAATCGTTGTTAATTCCAATTATCTCTGGTAACTTTTTTATAAAGATTATAGTTAGTATGCCATCTACAATTATTTCTACTGTAATAATGTTAATTATATATAAAATATTTTCAAAAAAGATTACTGCTGTTTCAATAGGTGCAGCAGGGGGATATTTTCATATTATTGTTCAACTTATTGTAATTAAAGTTTTTTTTATAAAATATCTTGATATTTATAAAATTATCCCTTATTTTTCACTACTTGGTCTTATTACAGGAATTTTAACGGGTATAATTGTTGAATATACAATAAAAAATATTATGAAGGTGAAAGATGTTACAGAAAATTATTCTGGCTAG
- the maf gene encoding septum formation inhibitor Maf → MLQKIILASGSPRRREIFTKLGINFQYVTSEVEEKFDENANVEEQVMKIAAMKAYRVASIYDEAFIVGADTIVYLDNQIIGKPKDAYDAQRILKFLSGKMHEVITGVAVVNKKHKICEMFYQKTEVYFKKLNDEIINWYIDSEEPLDKAGAYGIQGKGSLLVEKIHGDYDNVVGLPAGKLLETFGKLGIRPYGGFHEL, encoded by the coding sequence ATGTTACAGAAAATTATTCTGGCTAGCGGCAGCCCGAGGAGGCGGGAGATTTTTACAAAGTTAGGTATAAATTTCCAATATGTTACCTCTGAAGTCGAAGAAAAGTTCGACGAAAATGCTAATGTTGAAGAGCAGGTTATGAAAATTGCCGCTATGAAGGCGTATAGGGTTGCAAGTATCTATGATGAGGCTTTTATTGTGGGGGCTGATACTATTGTATATCTTGATAACCAGATAATTGGCAAGCCTAAAGATGCGTATGATGCTCAACGTATCTTAAAATTTTTAAGTGGCAAAATGCATGAAGTTATTACCGGTGTGGCTGTAGTAAATAAAAAACATAAAATATGTGAAATGTTTTATCAAAAGACGGAAGTATATTTTAAGAAGCTTAATGATGAAATAATCAATTGGTATATAGATTCTGAAGAGCCGCTTGATAAGGCTGGCGCTTACGGCATTCAAGGGAAAGGGAGTTTACTTGTGGAAAAGATACATGGCGATTATGATAATGTGGTGGGGCTTCCTGCCGGTAAACTACTTGAAACATTTGGAAAACTTGGAATAAGACCTTACGGAGGATTTCATGAATTATAA
- a CDS encoding long-chain-fatty-acid--CoA ligase, with amino-acid sequence MNYKSIADMFLTVAKKKGSKKYIFFEDKVYKFSQTRDLVIKYANALKEQGLKKGDRVGVLLENSPEFIFSIFAIFLNGAVAVPINTFLKDEEISYILNNCEAKFLITSDNFWEEVKDLNVPSLVNKFSFQDGNLTNLSKVAEGQTLDFEVPEMDLEDIAILIYTSGTTGNPKGAMLTHMNLLSNVDACNKAFKIKNNDRFLLFLPMFHSYAFTTCIMLPTFVGCSIIILKSVMELKKKSFKNVLLFKRPTFFLGVPQVFTALSKAKLPGWFIKFLYPVRIHVSGGAPLPEEILKEFESKFKRPIIEGYGLSEASPVVAVNRLEEQRPYSVGPALPGVEVKVVDDNEEELPVGQVGELIVKGPNIMKGYWGLPEVTKMTVKNGWLFTGDMARLDEDGFIYIVDRKKDLIIVKGINLYPREIEELLYTVEGVEAAAVIGIPDKASGEVPVAYLLPKEGAKLDPAAIKEFLKEHLANFKVPRHIYVVNELPLTATGKVLKRKLKEQVMAKGVNA; translated from the coding sequence ATGAATTATAAAAGTATTGCGGATATGTTTTTGACTGTTGCGAAGAAAAAAGGGTCAAAAAAGTATATATTCTTTGAGGATAAGGTTTATAAATTTTCTCAGACAAGGGATTTGGTGATAAAATATGCTAACGCTCTAAAAGAGCAGGGGCTTAAAAAAGGGGATAGGGTAGGTGTATTGCTCGAAAATTCCCCGGAATTTATATTTTCAATATTTGCTATATTTTTAAACGGTGCCGTAGCCGTGCCTATAAACACATTTTTAAAAGATGAAGAGATAAGTTATATATTGAATAATTGTGAAGCGAAATTCTTGATTACTTCAGACAACTTTTGGGAGGAAGTAAAAGATTTAAATGTGCCTTCACTTGTCAATAAATTTTCTTTTCAGGATGGCAATCTGACTAATCTTAGTAAAGTTGCCGAAGGCCAGACTCTTGATTTTGAAGTGCCTGAGATGGATTTAGAAGATATCGCTATTTTAATCTATACTTCAGGGACAACAGGTAATCCCAAAGGGGCAATGCTTACTCATATGAATCTATTGTCAAATGTAGATGCTTGCAACAAAGCTTTTAAAATTAAAAATAATGACAGATTTTTATTATTTTTACCTATGTTTCACTCATATGCATTTACTACTTGCATTATGCTTCCTACATTTGTCGGGTGTTCGATAATTATACTTAAATCTGTTATGGAGCTTAAAAAGAAGAGCTTTAAAAATGTACTTTTATTTAAGCGTCCTACTTTTTTCCTTGGTGTACCGCAGGTTTTTACTGCTTTAAGTAAAGCGAAACTTCCCGGATGGTTTATAAAATTTTTATACCCTGTCAGAATACACGTAAGTGGCGGAGCACCTCTGCCTGAGGAAATATTAAAAGAATTTGAGTCAAAATTCAAAAGGCCTATAATTGAAGGGTATGGTTTATCAGAAGCATCCCCTGTAGTGGCGGTTAATCGTCTCGAAGAGCAAAGACCTTATTCCGTCGGGCCTGCCTTACCGGGAGTAGAAGTAAAAGTGGTAGATGATAACGAAGAGGAATTGCCGGTAGGACAAGTCGGTGAATTGATTGTAAAAGGGCCAAATATTATGAAAGGATATTGGGGTCTACCTGAAGTTACTAAAATGACTGTTAAAAACGGGTGGCTTTTTACAGGGGATATGGCAAGACTTGATGAGGATGGGTTTATTTATATTGTAGATAGAAAAAAAGATTTGATAATTGTCAAAGGGATAAATCTTTATCCGAGAGAGATAGAGGAATTGTTATATACTGTTGAGGGGGTTGAAGCTGCAGCTGTTATCGGTATTCCGGATAAGGCAAGCGGGGAGGTCCCTGTTGCTTATCTTTTGCCAAAAGAGGGAGCAAAACTTGACCCTGCTGCAATTAAAGAGTTTTTAAAGGAGCATCTGGCTAATTTTAAAGTGCCAAGACATATATATGTTGTCAATGAATTACCTCTGACTGCTACAGGCAAGGTGTTAAAGCGGAAGCTTAAAGAGCAGGTGATGGCAAAAGGTGTAAATGCCTAA
- a CDS encoding J domain-containing protein, translating into MDINECYDTLGLTSDASFEQVHKRFIELSKKYHPDSKFNVSDADKIYYQERFKEINEAYQTIKNSFGGTTIPVSESKSRNLSNNDIAKTYYARGLNFLKEGDINNALDCFLNAYRKDETNPRYLRNVVKCLMEKPRRLHEAKEYCMKLIKLEDYNGENFFLLGKIYYKAELKSAALNYLKKAKTLNYVNSELDALIEELDEKQGFARKVFSIFGKNKD; encoded by the coding sequence ATGGATATTAATGAGTGCTATGATACTTTGGGTTTGACATCGGATGCTTCTTTTGAGCAAGTCCATAAACGATTTATAGAGCTGTCAAAAAAATACCATCCGGACAGCAAATTCAATGTAAGCGATGCTGATAAAATTTATTATCAGGAAAGGTTTAAAGAGATTAATGAAGCTTATCAGACTATAAAAAACTCTTTTGGTGGTACAACAATACCTGTCAGTGAAAGCAAAAGCAGAAACTTGAGCAATAATGATATTGCCAAAACTTATTATGCAAGAGGGCTGAATTTTCTTAAAGAAGGGGATATAAATAATGCCCTTGATTGCTTTTTAAATGCATACAGGAAAGATGAGACCAATCCGAGATATCTTCGCAATGTAGTAAAGTGCCTTATGGAAAAGCCAAGAAGATTGCATGAGGCAAAAGAATATTGTATGAAACTAATAAAGCTCGAAGATTACAACGGTGAGAATTTCTTTCTGTTAGGTAAAATTTATTATAAAGCTGAGCTGAAAAGTGCAGCATTAAATTACCTTAAGAAGGCCAAAACGTTAAATTATGTAAACAGTGAGCTTGACGCCCTTATTGAAGAGCTTGATGAAAAACAGGGTTTTGCCAGGAAGGTATTTTCAATTTTTGGTAAAAATAAAGATTAA
- a CDS encoding helix-turn-helix domain-containing protein codes for MIQKNFHIKLKSLRKSQGVSLLQLANAIGKTKSYISMIENNKATPSISTLKQIASFFGLTLADFFEDEDNRLHINKEVFKLDDDARLIYSKKGEYNLYLLIDNPKLKMKTYLVELMPNGGYEQELKHEGEEQGYILEGKIQLSLDGVTHELEKDEYFYFNSSKKHKVKNISNKVAKIFWVYLP; via the coding sequence ATGATTCAAAAAAACTTTCATATCAAACTAAAATCACTTAGGAAATCTCAAGGGGTAAGTCTTTTGCAGCTTGCCAATGCAATCGGAAAGACAAAAAGCTATATCTCTATGATTGAAAATAATAAAGCTACCCCATCAATCTCAACCCTAAAACAAATTGCATCTTTTTTTGGTCTAACTTTGGCTGATTTTTTTGAAGATGAAGACAACAGATTACATATTAATAAAGAAGTTTTTAAATTAGATGATGATGCAAGACTTATTTACTCCAAAAAAGGTGAGTACAATCTTTATCTTCTCATTGACAACCCAAAACTAAAAATGAAAACCTACCTCGTAGAATTAATGCCTAACGGCGGATATGAGCAAGAATTAAAGCATGAAGGGGAAGAGCAAGGGTATATTCTTGAAGGAAAGATTCAACTGTCATTAGACGGTGTAACTCACGAATTGGAAAAAGATGAATATTTTTACTTCAACTCATCCAAAAAGCACAAAGTAAAAAACATAAGCAATAAAGTAGCCAAAATCTTCTGGGTTTACCTGCCCTAA